From a single Eleginops maclovinus isolate JMC-PN-2008 ecotype Puerto Natales chromosome 18, JC_Emac_rtc_rv5, whole genome shotgun sequence genomic region:
- the atf5b gene encoding uncharacterized protein atf5b isoform X1, with protein MAASILRKNIPPISTSELGAPPLRQASHSQSRPRKGAEPVERQNLIGDGHSDWMTEKVDLSSFVSTTESSPSSSLPPSPLEQDVKVPSDLEVMTSLLQEELAQLEDYFRSESTTTTNKLEKSSKCDKGAQAMGSQSYYQLPYGSYGTSQSETSPVVVTLATGELDLASFCGGPIGRTKIARPAPYNYHHRYHHNNGRRIISEAVKVGEEVGLDTWGSRGSYSGNAELSVNHYSTLKTVSKNSFSSVKKVRECALSLKEEESYCFSEGMFCSEEIARGFCLGGSYDSHHKREGQLMHNVKVNVSYDSTGLEVLHCGKDGGLSGGIPQETMVAGDGYFHQSMASTEPYHSFIGDLDQPSQTQAVEPQHGHYLYPECLADQSYECLSRGEGEGSLIGAPIHRPTQRLKDEHCSMKPALVMGTVPVEGVPGERKQKKRDQNKTAAHRYRLRKRAELDSLEEELHGLEGQNRELRDKAESVEREIQYVKDLLIEVYKARSQRLKQDGSA; from the exons ATGGCGGCATCGATCCTTCGCAAGAATATTCCTCCCATTTCCACAAGCGAGCTTGGCGCTCCCCCTCTCCGACAGGCTAGCCATAGCCAATCACGGCCCAGGAAGGGGGCGGAGCCAGTGGAGAGGCAGAACTTAATTG gTGATGGTCACTCAGATTGGATGACGGAAAAAGTTGATTTGTCTTCATTTGTGTCGACGACCGAGTCTTCTCCCAGCTCATCCCTTCCACCCTCGCCGTTAGAACAAGATGTCAAGGTGCCCTCGGATCTGGAGGTCATGACCTCTCtactgcaggaggagctggctCAGCTGGAGGACTACTTCCGCTCTGAGTCCACAACCACTACAAACAAGTTGGAGAAATCCTCAAAATGTGACAAGGGTGCTCAAGCCATGGGCTCCCAGTCTTATTATCAGTTACCCTACGGCTCGTATGggaccagccaatcagaaaccaGCCCTGTGGTTGTTACCTTGGCAACAGGGGAACTGGACCTGGCCAGCTTCTGTGGTGGTCCAATCGGCAGAACCAAAATTGCGCGACCCGCTCCGTACAATTACCACCACCGCTACCACCACAACAACGGGCGAAGGATCATTAGTGAGGCAGTGAAAGTCGGGGAGGAAGTCGGACTGGATACGTGGGGCTCGAGGGGAAGTTACTCAGGAAATGCGGAGTTGTCTGTGAACCACTACTCCACGCTGAAGACAGTGAGCAAGAACAGCTTCAGCAGCGTCAAGAAGGTGAGAGAATGTGCTTTATCGTTGAAGGAAGAGGAAAGTTATTGTTTTTCCGAGGGAATGTTTTGCAGCGAGGAGATAGCTCGAGGTTTTTGTCTGGGTGGCTCGTACGACAGCCACCACAAGCGCGAAGGACAGTTGATGCACAATGTGAAGGTCAATGTAAGTTACGACAGCACGGGGCTGGAGGTCTTGCACTGCGGTAAAGATGGAGGACTTTCCGGGGGGATTCCCCAAGAGACAATGGTGGCTGGTGACGGCTACTTCCACCAGTCCATGGCCAGCACGGAGCCTTACCATAGCTTTATCGGGGACCTCGACCAGCCGTCACAAACGCAGGCTGTGGAGCCCCAACATGGCCACTACCTCTATCCAGAATGCCTTGCAGACCAAAGCTACGAATGTCTGTCCAGAGGGGAGGGTGAGGGGTCACTCATAGGTGCCCCCATTCACCGCCCCACCCAGAGGCTAAAGGATGAGCACTGCTCCATGAAGCCTGCTCTGGTCATGGGCACCGTTCCTGTGGAAGGAGTCCCcggagagaggaagcagaaaaagagagaccAGAACAAAACTGCTGCTCACAG GTACAGGCTGCGTAAGAGGGCGGAGCTGGACtctctggaggaggagctgcacgGCCTCGAGGGGCAGAACCGGGAGCTTCGTGACAAGGCGGAGTCGGTGGAGAGAGAAATCCAGTACGTCAAAGATTTACTCATTGAGGTCTACAAGGCTCGCAGTCAGCGACTCAAACAAGACGGCAGTgcctga
- the atf5b gene encoding uncharacterized protein atf5b isoform X2 has protein sequence MLFNHFQMIGDGHSDWMTEKVDLSSFVSTTESSPSSSLPPSPLEQDVKVPSDLEVMTSLLQEELAQLEDYFRSESTTTTNKLEKSSKCDKGAQAMGSQSYYQLPYGSYGTSQSETSPVVVTLATGELDLASFCGGPIGRTKIARPAPYNYHHRYHHNNGRRIISEAVKVGEEVGLDTWGSRGSYSGNAELSVNHYSTLKTVSKNSFSSVKKVRECALSLKEEESYCFSEGMFCSEEIARGFCLGGSYDSHHKREGQLMHNVKVNVSYDSTGLEVLHCGKDGGLSGGIPQETMVAGDGYFHQSMASTEPYHSFIGDLDQPSQTQAVEPQHGHYLYPECLADQSYECLSRGEGEGSLIGAPIHRPTQRLKDEHCSMKPALVMGTVPVEGVPGERKQKKRDQNKTAAHRYRLRKRAELDSLEEELHGLEGQNRELRDKAESVEREIQYVKDLLIEVYKARSQRLKQDGSA, from the exons ATGCTGTTCAATCATTTTCAGATGATCG gTGATGGTCACTCAGATTGGATGACGGAAAAAGTTGATTTGTCTTCATTTGTGTCGACGACCGAGTCTTCTCCCAGCTCATCCCTTCCACCCTCGCCGTTAGAACAAGATGTCAAGGTGCCCTCGGATCTGGAGGTCATGACCTCTCtactgcaggaggagctggctCAGCTGGAGGACTACTTCCGCTCTGAGTCCACAACCACTACAAACAAGTTGGAGAAATCCTCAAAATGTGACAAGGGTGCTCAAGCCATGGGCTCCCAGTCTTATTATCAGTTACCCTACGGCTCGTATGggaccagccaatcagaaaccaGCCCTGTGGTTGTTACCTTGGCAACAGGGGAACTGGACCTGGCCAGCTTCTGTGGTGGTCCAATCGGCAGAACCAAAATTGCGCGACCCGCTCCGTACAATTACCACCACCGCTACCACCACAACAACGGGCGAAGGATCATTAGTGAGGCAGTGAAAGTCGGGGAGGAAGTCGGACTGGATACGTGGGGCTCGAGGGGAAGTTACTCAGGAAATGCGGAGTTGTCTGTGAACCACTACTCCACGCTGAAGACAGTGAGCAAGAACAGCTTCAGCAGCGTCAAGAAGGTGAGAGAATGTGCTTTATCGTTGAAGGAAGAGGAAAGTTATTGTTTTTCCGAGGGAATGTTTTGCAGCGAGGAGATAGCTCGAGGTTTTTGTCTGGGTGGCTCGTACGACAGCCACCACAAGCGCGAAGGACAGTTGATGCACAATGTGAAGGTCAATGTAAGTTACGACAGCACGGGGCTGGAGGTCTTGCACTGCGGTAAAGATGGAGGACTTTCCGGGGGGATTCCCCAAGAGACAATGGTGGCTGGTGACGGCTACTTCCACCAGTCCATGGCCAGCACGGAGCCTTACCATAGCTTTATCGGGGACCTCGACCAGCCGTCACAAACGCAGGCTGTGGAGCCCCAACATGGCCACTACCTCTATCCAGAATGCCTTGCAGACCAAAGCTACGAATGTCTGTCCAGAGGGGAGGGTGAGGGGTCACTCATAGGTGCCCCCATTCACCGCCCCACCCAGAGGCTAAAGGATGAGCACTGCTCCATGAAGCCTGCTCTGGTCATGGGCACCGTTCCTGTGGAAGGAGTCCCcggagagaggaagcagaaaaagagagaccAGAACAAAACTGCTGCTCACAG GTACAGGCTGCGTAAGAGGGCGGAGCTGGACtctctggaggaggagctgcacgGCCTCGAGGGGCAGAACCGGGAGCTTCGTGACAAGGCGGAGTCGGTGGAGAGAGAAATCCAGTACGTCAAAGATTTACTCATTGAGGTCTACAAGGCTCGCAGTCAGCGACTCAAACAAGACGGCAGTgcctga